The DNA sequence ggattgtaaaatggtggGCCATTTTGGAAAACGATTTGCCAGTCATCCAAAATGTTAAGCATAaagttaccacatgacccagtaaTTACACTCCTAAGTacatacccaagagaaattaaaatccaTGTTCACGCaaatttgtacatgaatgctcaTGACAACACtgttcacagtagccaaaaagtccaaacaactgaaatgtccattaactgatgtgGAATATCCACACAAAagattattttgtaaaaaaaaaaaaaaggggctgatggatgctacaacatggatgaaccttgaaaacatattaagtgaaagaagccagacacaaaagaccacacattgcatgattcaatttatatgcaATGTCTAGAACAGGTAAAATCTATAAAGGCAAGAAGTAGATTAGTGACTGCCATGGGCTGGGGGAGGTGGAGAGGAAGGAATGGAGAGCAACCGCTAATGAGGATGGGTTTCTGTGCCAGCTTcaagctgttatgcaccccagaaaaagccatgttttaatcctgattcaatcttatggaagcagtcatttattttcatcctgattctatattgtagggtggaaacattttttaaattcatttattaattaaaaaataaacaaaataaaacaacatacataatcagtaattcacaatatcacttagttgcatattcatcatttcttagaacatttgcattaattcagaaaaagaaataaaaagacaatagaaaaagaaataaaacaaacacaggaaagaaaaaaaaataaaaagattacatctaccatactccttactcctcgctttcattgatcactagcatttcaaaccaaatttattttagcatttattccccctattatttatttttattccatatgttctactcctttgttgacaaggtagataaaaggagcatcagacacaaggttttcacaatcacacagtcacattgtgacagctgtatcattattcaatcaacctcaagaaacatggctactggaacacagctctacattttcaggcagttccctccagcctctccattacatcttgaataacaagacgatatctacttaatgcataagaataacctccaggataacctctcgactctgtttggaatctctcagccactgacactttgtctcatttccctcttcccccttttggtcgagaaggttttctcaatcccttgatgctaagtctcagctcattctagggttcttctcaatcccttgatgctgagtctccattcattccaagatctctgtcccacgttgccaggaaggtccacatgtagggtggaaacttttgattagattatctccatggcgaTGTGGCATGCCcgattgtgagtgtgaccttttgattagatggaaatgtgactgcccattcaagatgggtcttgattaatttactggagtcctttcaaagggaaaacatttgaagaaacctcagagcagatgcagaaacttggagaacaattgcttcagagccaacacgagacccagggcctagcagatgtcaccatgtgccttcccatgagatagtAAGCAGGCCAGAAtgcagagctgtgtcccagaggcgctaaatgaaggcccacagatgccaaatGAGGACCCCCCCCATAGGAAACAGGCTGAGAGCAAcagatcccaggagcaagggaccagcagatgccagccaagtgccttcccagctgacaggtgttctggatggcatcaccctttcttgaatgaaggtaacctcttgttagtgccttggtttggacattttctcagccttgaaactgtaaaacttgtaactattaaattccctttttaaaagctgttccatttctggtacattgcattccagcagcattaacaaactaatacagttttTTTTGGAGATaataaaattgttctaaaattagataggggtgatgggagcacaattgtgaatatactaaaaaacacttgaaaaagtGTAAATTTTGTGGTGTATGAATATCACAACATAGCTGCtataagaaatgtttttgaaaaaatctTTCTTGTCTCCCCCACTGCCtcagaatgaagttctgattctcTAGGATGGCCCACAAGGCTCATATGACCTGGTGCCTCTTACCCCTCCACCTTCATTCAAACACAGAGACTCCAGTCATAGCAACCTACTTGTGGTTCATTATGCTTTACTCAGACCCCTGTGGCTTTGTTCATTTGGTTCCCACTCCTTTGAATGCCTTCCCCATCTGCCTGGTTAACTCCTACTTGTCCATTAAAACCCAACTCACTTCAGACTGAGATGGTGGCACTCCTTTGTGCTCACAAGGCATCCCTGTGCATAGGCCATTATACTATGTTTGGGATTTGTTTCCCAAATTCTGGCTTCCTTGCCAACAAGACTGACTTTCTTGGAGGCAGGGATggtgttatttttatctttgcattCCCATCCCCCAGCAGAGATGCtcaattaacaaaataaaggaatgaatgaataaatttttccCGTTCTTGAATTCATTTTCTGATGTCTCTCTTACTCTTATTCATGTCTGTTAACATATAGTTTCCAATTGTTAGTTTTCAGGTCTATATGATTTATGTCTATGAATTTAGAATCTACaccatttataataaaataggCTAACcaaagtattaaataaataaattaccagGGAATTTCTTCTCACAGATGCTGTTTTTGTATGATTTGTATAATTTAGGTAGCCAATTGCTACTTGTAAATTATCATGATTCAGTTAATAAtaatgcactttttaaaataatgcactATTAATCAACATTATGACTGAGGTTTATAAATAATAGGAGGTGGAGCTGATAAATTTGTCTGTGAGTTAATAAACTGATACTGTTATTTGTTCACATCATTGAAGCAGGCATTGATAAACATGAAACTTGAGACTGTTTTCAATTATGTTTCACTGctgtattattttgaaaacagtcagaatatgatataccagaactggaacagtttttaaaaaggggaatttaataagttataagttcacagttttaagcctatgaaaatgtccaaactaaggcacaccagggaaagataccttaattcaaggaaggtcgatggttcaggaacacctctgtcagctgggtagtcatgtgtctggtatctgctggtcccttgttcctgggctacATGCTTCCAAGCTTCTGtccctgtgggggctcctcactttgcttctccagggctggctttcatctcttggcttccattggctctctccaggttccagATTGCTCACCATCTCATGGTAATGTCTTCTGGgcgccaagcatctccaaacatttgtgtctctgttctccaaatatcagtatctatgtcagctctgctctgaagtttctgtcagctctgttgtttcttttctctccaaaatatttcctcttttaaaggattccagtaaactaatcaagatccacctggaatgggtgagatcacatcttcacctaatcaaaaggtcacatccacaattgggtgtgccacatatctgtggagataatctaatcaaaagattccaacctacagtattgaatcagaattcaaagaaatggctgctccctcaagattggaccaggattaaaacatgacttttctggggtacataatactttcaaactggcacaactacTCATTACATTTCACTACTGTTccccttttgctcattttctctcATGTGACACAGACTGCTGATAAGTTTCCTGATTGTGAGATCATGTTCCTAAATTAGTCTAGAAAGAACTATAGATGAGATGTGTAACATCCAATGTGAGTTTTATTGGTCAGAAAGTGAGTCATAGAAGTCAGACTCCAACCTACAGCTCCCACTATGTTTATTTCGTAGCTCTAAATTCAAACTTAGATTTCGAAAATACATGACATGACTCCCTATCCATCTATTATCTCAAGTACGGGTTAGAAAGGATGTGTCAGAGTAATGAAGGCATGTAGGAAGAAAGACACATTTTTAAGTGGTAAGCGTCTCTATGCTTACACTTGTCTTTGTCAGGAAGCAGCTGTGGGAGCTAAATGTGATGTCTCTTGACAGGAAGTGGAGTTCTAACAATTTTTCTGCATAGTCTTCTAGATTCGGCGGTTTGGATaggttttgaaaaattattttcaaacttttacaTGCCACAAAACCTTCACCTAGAGTCTTTCTTGAGAGAATGTCCACTAGAGGGTGTtcagtttttcaattttctaaGGAATCTTAAGTAATTGAACTTTAGCTAAACTGTGAGAATCAACATGGATGAGAGCTGAGATTGCTTTGTTGGCCCATGAGCAGTGCTCTCACTTTCACTCTGCACTGGTGGTAACAGGTTTCCTATTCTTGTGCTGGGCAAGATCTTTACGTTATTTTCTCACTCGATCTTCACAATGATCCTGAGAGAGAGGAGGTAAAATTATCCcagtttttcagatgaggaaaaggaACCTTAGAGCAGTTGAGTAAATGGCCTGAGATTGCACCACCTCTGGATGTCGAGTTGAGATTCCATTCAGAGCCATCAAACAACAAAGCTTTCTTTTCTACTTCCTACTGTTGActaatacattttcatttgcaaCACTTGCTACTTGCAAAGCATTCTTTTTGGGTTTATTTACCTTTTGGACTCacgaggaaatttttaaatttatttcaccaTCAGTGGTCCATCTGCATCTCACTTCAGAAAGCTAGAGCTGTATCATGCATTGGAAGATGGCTGCAGTGTGTCcttcagggttttttgttttttgttttttgtttttctttcctaccttccttctttgAGGTTACTTCCACTTAATTTTTAATCATTGTTTCTCGCTTCCATCAAGTCCAGTAGATGAGTAATTATAGCTTAGATGTGGGTTCTAATAGATTGTTCAGAATCCTTCTGTTCTACCTGTTGCTTTGCTTGGGCTTGAAATTGTTCAAAAGAACATATGTGCATGGTAGGCTGAATAGTGGCCCCCAAAAGATATCCATGTCCTAATCTTCAGAATCTGTGAATATGCTACTTTACCTggcaaaaaggactttgcagatgtgattaagataAGGATTTTGTCAATAggtcgagccctcaatcttggggtttgttcatatgaaacgtatccttgcaaaggataggctaagcctacgtaaaattaggcataagagtcacccccagagaagctcttttgttgctcagatgtggcctctctctctccgccaACATGGAAAGCAAACTGACTTCTCTCcacctctctacgtgggacatgactcccagggatgtaaacctccctagcaacatgagacagaaatcctagaataagctgggactcagtatcaagggatcaagaaaaccttcttgaccaaaagggggaagaacgaaataagacaaaataaagcgtcattggctgagagatttcaaacagagttgagaggttatcctggaggttattcttatgcattgtttagatatcccttttcagattAAGGTATTTTAGGCttgatggaagtacctgaaactgcagagctgtgtcccagtagccatgtttcttgaagatgattgtataatgatatagcttttgtaaggtgactgtgtaattgtgaaaacctgtttTAACTacggtattgacagatgagtaaaacatatggattaaaaataaataaataatagggggaacaaatgttaaaatttaaaaatacatatactgGGGGAAAAAAGGATAAAGGTTTTGAGTGAGGTTAGTTATCCTGGATTCTCCAGTGGGCCCAATCTTATCACAAGGGTCTTCGTAAGTGAAAGAAGGTGggaggagagaaaaaggagatGTGGTGACCAGAGCAGAGGTCAGAGCAATGTAACTGTTGGCTGGGGGCCACgagccaaggaatgctggcagcctCTAGAGgctgaaaaaggcaaggatgtGGATTCTCCCCCTAGAACCCATTACTTGCTTCCAGAAGCAATGAAGCCCTGCTGACACACTGATTTTAGCTCTGTGAGcctaatttcagacttctgacctccagaactgtaagaaaatagaTTGGTGTTGACTTAAGGctctaagtttgtggtaatttgttataaaaGCAATAGGAAACAAACATGATGCTCAGATCCATCAACTACACAGGGGCCAAACTTCATGCAGCAATGCAGCAGTAATGTTATCCCCTTACCAAGCAGTAGCAAGTTCTAGTTATAACTAACAGGGATGAAGAGAGGGAGCTGCTACTGAGGAGCTACTCAGAGTTGTCCTCCAAGGGCCTGGAAGAAGGCCTCACAATCTTCAGGAGCTTTTTGTTGTCGTTTTCCTTTTAGCTCTAAAGCATTTTAAACGTATTAGTCTAGCATCTCCTGGGCATTGACTATGTGTTAGTTTCTAGAAATTCAAAGACGACTAGGAATCAGATTCAGTCCTTAGCTTACAATCTAGTAGGGGTGGCAGAGCACATAAACAAGCCATTACAATGCAATGGAAtatgtgcaaagaaaaaaatatcttcaggAAAAGAATCCTAGAGCATGGTAGGTATGAACTCAGGGGAAGGGGGGATGGCCAGAGAGGCTTGGAGATATGATGTCAAGACTGGGGTGTGAGTCCCAGCTTTGCTTGAGAGGTACTGACACATAACCTAGGTCCCAGTGTCACTGGGCCTAGTCTCCACCAGGGCTGCTCCATCAGTGGAATCTCTTCTGCAAATCTGATAGGCTGGAAGAAGAAGGGGACCCTGagaggaagaggccaggaaggagAAGAGTTGCTGATATCCACACATAGCAGATGATGGGAGCTCTGTAGATCCATTCTCCATGACTTCCTTAGAACTTCAGGAGagataaagaaagtgaaaaccttCATAAACTGAAATGTGCCATCTAAACGTAAGGTATTATTATCCAAATACTGGGATTATGCTTAgactttggaaatttcttctcaaTTTTTGTCTCTAAACCAAGTCAGCCTTccaattaagaaaataaacagcaaTAAACAGTTTTTTTATGTGTATAAAAAAACTTGGTCTGTCTTTCACGACATGTTCTAACATATCTAATATGTTcctgtttaaaatatattaaattttggagaaaataatgtATCATAGCAATCTAGGGCACAGCCCCTTCTCCTTATGATTTTCTACCCCTAAATTTGTTGAATTCTGAGGACATATATGTGACATTTCCTTTTGGACACTGGTATACTCAGACATTGGGTTTTAAAGCTGGAATGGAACTTAAAGATAATTTCATGAGAGCTTGTTTCCCAGATGAAGAACCTGCAGTCTTCAGGGGTTAAGTTCAAAATTCATGTCCCAACACCACACTTTCAGTTTGGTTTGTTCCAAGGTTTACCTGCTCTCAACTGTCTCAGACAATGACAATTCTACTTTTCTAGTACAAATCTTCATCACATAATAAGATCAATTATTGATCAGAACTTTAAATTCATTCTaccaattttacaaatgaaattgtaaatggtaaacttttaggagaaaaataGCATAAATCAGCCCAGAGTAATTAGATGTTTACAAATCTTTCATTATAAACAGATAAACACATAAAGTGTTTTATCAGTGCTTTCATTTGTACACATAAAGTGTTTAACTTTATGAAAAATTTTCTCAAAGTACAAAGGGACAAGTTTTCTATGATAAATGGGATACTTACATAAGTAGAATCAAAAAGGTTTAGTTAGGAAACGCTGCCTTAGCTCAATTACTATATGGGCTTTGCTAGAAGAGGTTTACAGTTACCAAAAAGAGGGAAGAATTGACTCTTAGGTTAGCTGATTTGATGGCACCTCTCATAGCTGGAGTTTCATGAAACTAATAATAGCAGAGAATACAATCCATTTCCTATGaagttgaaaatataaaaagacattatcaaggaaTGCTATTACCCTGCTTTTGTATGCGTGTTATTACTTCAACCATAGGCTTTGGAAAGTGTTTTTCCACCTCtgcttatcatttcctttttattagagaagttgtggattacAGTAAGATCACGGACCGAATACACAGTTCCCATATGCCTGctcccatttttaacattttgcattagtttggTACCTTTTTGCAACTGATGAGCGAATATCATTATAATCTATTAGCGATAGTCCACAGTTTACTtgagggttcactctttgtgttgtaccgTTATCACTTTGTTTTCAATTCAGTCAATCGGGGTATCCCCCGcaggatttattttcatttaattggaCCAAGAAGTGCTAAACCAACAATTCACGCAATCCCCCTATGggattttccaaaacaaacaaacagttgGAATCCAGCCTTTTTCGGTGGAAACCAGAGGTGAATGAATGCACGCCACTTTCGCTCCTATTCCCCTCCCACGCGCCCAATCCCGGAGCGGCGCCCTGGGCGAGGCGGTCCGGAAACGCCCCTCCGGGTGCCTAGCGCCTTCCCGGGCAGGCTAACGGGTGGTGGCCGGGAACCGCCGGGCGCGCGCGCCGGGGTCACGCCGAGGACGCAGGAAGACGGGACAGTGGAGCCGTGGGCGCAAAAGCCGGACCGGGAGCCGGGCAGTGCCGGCGGCggggtgcgggggggggggggcggcggggtgcgggggggggggcggcggggtgcggggggggggggcggggcgtgCCCACGTGACCGACCCGCCCGCCGCCTGCGGCCGACCGACCCGCTGCCGCCGCATCGGGCTGCCACTCTCGGCGTGTCCCGCAGTCACCGCTGTCCTGCCgcccctccccttctcctccccagTGCCACACAGCCGGAGGCTGAGTCGCCGCTGCACCCACAGCCGCGGGTACCATGGTAAGGCGGACTAGCGGGCCGGGGGACCCGGGCGTGGCAAGCAGAGCCCCCCGCGCGTCCCCCCTGGTCTCCGGAGCGAGGCCGCCATTTTAACCTGATTTTGCCTCCTAGGTGGGCGCTCCTGCGCTGCGGCCCGGTTGCTCTCCCCATTCGGCCGGCTTGGCCTcgcttcttccctccctcaggctCGGCCCCGCCGCTTTTCAGATtcctgggggcggggagggcccGGGCGGGGGTCGGGGCCTGGCCCCAGCGAGCGGCGGAGGGAGGGTCCGCAGCGCTTGGCAGGGAGGCTCGGGACGCGGGGGGGCGGCGGAGCGCGGTCCGGCGTTTGCCGCGTTCGCCCTTCGCTTCCTAATTTTATCTAACCAGCGCGCTGTAAAATTGGTACGTGCTCTAAAGCTCGTGCTGAAGGCTTTTGATCAGGGTTGTGATGGCCTGTAATAAAATCCTTGTGGAAAGATTAGAGAGGTgggaaagtcttttaaaaatgctttctcgCGGAAAAAAGCTCTTACACTCGCCCCGTCAGGTCCTCAATGTCAGGATTTGAGCTGTGGGACAGTTGTGTTGTGACCGTGGGCGGTTTGGAGTTTACACTTGATTCTCTTTCCTTATGTGGAAGCGGCACCAGCTAGGatgactttaaagaaaaaaaaaaagtagtagaaGCATTAACTGAAATCCAAGTGTTTTTTAAGGCCTGTAGAGTTGACACAATACAGAAGGTATTTTTGCTGCTGCTCCTGAAGCTCTGACATCACCCAGTGAAATAGGAAACATTTCAGGGATGGGACAGCTTGTATTTGTCCCTTTCGCTCGGCCTTCCCTTTACTTCAACCTCCAAATCCCTTTAAAAAGGATGAATGGAGCAGGATGACTTAGAATTCTCACGTGTATCATATACTGATACTTCAAATGTGACAGATCTCATTGTATTAGTTGAATGGTACCATGCGATTTTCGATATCCCAGACTAGAGAATCATCTCTGCAAACAATAATTTTGGTTATAACTAAAATACTTGTTCTGAATTACTGTTCTTTGTTTATTCTCAGGCTTCTGGAGTTACAGTGAATGATGAAGTCATCAAAGTTTTTAATGATATGAAAGTAAGGAAATCTTCTACACAAGAGGagatcaaaaaaagaaagaaagcagttcTCTTCTGTTTAAGCGAtgacaaaagacaaataattgtAGAGGAAGCAAAGCAGATCTTGGTGGGTGACATTGGTGATACTGTAGAGGACCCCTACACATCTTTTGTGAAGTTGCTACCTCTGAATGATTGCCGATATGCTTTGTATGATGCCACATACGAAACAAAAGAGTCTAAGAAAGAAGACCTAGTATTTATATTCTGGTgtgtaaaaacaaaagaaacaagtaCTTTTAAAATGCAAGGATTGATTAACATAGAtagtttgtcttcattttttaataaggAGGATtcaacagttttgttttttcctgtagGGCTCCTGAAAGTGCACCTTTAAAAAGCAAGATGATTTATGCTAGCTCTAAAGAtgccattaaaaagaaatttacaggtaccaactttgaatattttattccaAGTTATTACTCTTTCTTAATTAAAGTAATgggataacacttttttttttctgtttaggtATTAAACATGAGTGGCAAGTAAATGGCTTGGATGATATTAAGGACCGCTCAACGCTTGGAGAGAAATTAGGAGGCAATGTAGTAGTTTCACTTGAAGGAAAACCATTATAAAATGACAGGTGCCATCTGGATCTTAAGGAGCTTCCATTTCTCTATCTCAGTCAATTGAAGTAGTAttagtttgttttttctctctcccaaCACAATGAATGAAGGAGATATCATTTATTTCAGTAACCTATCAGTGATGGCCATTAGATTGTTTAATACTGTTACTTTTACATAAAACCCAGGGTATGCCTTCCCATCATACTTCAGCCAAAACAATTGGTTATATGCCTCCCTTGCAGCAAGCACTACAATGAATATGAGTGTCAATGTGAATAGCTTAGAATACTGCAAAGGGCAAGCTAATTGAATGCcttgaaatataattttctggTCAGATGGTTAACTTTTTTCAGTATTATTTATAGTTGCACTTGATTGCAGTTCTGTGAGACTCCAGCATTCATACACCTCACCTGCCTTGGCAAGCCTATTTTTGTGACATGGCAGCACGGATATAACACTATGCATTGAAAGCACTTTTTGTAATGAGTTtaaacccccaccccaaaaaggAATGCCAATTAACTTGTGTTAACTGTGTCATCAACTTAATTCTAGTACCTCAGTGTTCATTCCTGTTACTTGCATATTTTCTTAAAAGAGATAGATGTTGTTAAtgcctttttgttttccattGAGTGTACACTACTGAATAAGTGAAGGAGTTTTATGTTTACCATGTGAGTTTTGCAACACTaaagatattttgaatatcagtCATAATGGCAATTTCTGTATAAAATAGCCTTAAATGAAACATTGTTTTTGAGATCAAACTCTCCCCACCCTCACAAAAATGGCCACGTTGCAATAAAAATTGTGGCATATTACAGAACGTTGCCTTGTTTTCcttggaaaatttgaaaaatgttatcCGAAAAACTTCTAGGGTGAACAGCTATTATTAATCTCTGCACTGGTCAT is a window from the Tamandua tetradactyla isolate mTamTet1 chromosome 14, mTamTet1.pri, whole genome shotgun sequence genome containing:
- the CFL2 gene encoding cofilin-2, with translation MASGVTVNDEVIKVFNDMKVRKSSTQEEIKKRKKAVLFCLSDDKRQIIVEEAKQILVGDIGDTVEDPYTSFVKLLPLNDCRYALYDATYETKESKKEDLVFIFWAPESAPLKSKMIYASSKDAIKKKFTGIKHEWQVNGLDDIKDRSTLGEKLGGNVVVSLEGKPL